One part of the Sphingopyxis sp. PAMC25046 genome encodes these proteins:
- a CDS encoding DUF1993 domain-containing protein: protein MLYDLTIPAYQNGLKALSGELSKASAWGTENGIGELQFAIARLAPDMFPLAAQIRFTCAQALQPLSRLGGIAIHELPEDATDFAGMQEQIAATLAVLDSVDRTALGDDLERAVSFDLPNGMIFDLSAADYVRDWAQPQFYFHRVAAYAVLRHMGVPLGKADYVAYMMRHLRPGTAPAA, encoded by the coding sequence ATGCTCTACGACCTGACCATACCGGCCTACCAGAACGGCCTCAAGGCGCTGTCCGGAGAGCTGTCGAAGGCAAGCGCATGGGGTACGGAAAACGGCATCGGCGAGTTGCAGTTCGCGATCGCCCGGCTTGCCCCCGACATGTTTCCCCTCGCCGCGCAGATCCGGTTTACCTGCGCCCAGGCACTGCAGCCGCTGAGCCGGCTCGGGGGCATCGCGATCCACGAGCTTCCCGAGGATGCGACAGACTTCGCCGGAATGCAGGAGCAGATCGCCGCGACGCTGGCGGTCCTCGATAGCGTCGATCGCACCGCACTTGGTGACGACTTGGAGCGGGCCGTCAGCTTCGACCTGCCGAACGGCATGATCTTCGATCTCAGCGCGGCGGACTATGTCCGCGACTGGGCGCAGCCGCAATTCTACTTCCATCGCGTCGCCGCCTATGCCGTATTGCGCCACATGGGCGTCCCGCTCGGCAAGGCCGACTATGTCGCCTATATGATGCGCCACCTTCGCCCCGGAACGGCGCCCGCCGCCTAA
- a CDS encoding biopolymer transporter ExbD — protein sequence MRKRSMFHRSIFRADPNGDPDINTTPLIDVMLVMLVMFIITIPPPTHSVDVTLPADDVTGKILDQNRVTIDTRDVIRWNDEAIDLAELGVLVRQASERAEPAAILLEPDARARYLRVDEAIGAIRRNGGTKLAFPGIEGYAGLI from the coding sequence ATGCGCAAACGCAGCATGTTCCATCGCAGCATTTTTCGCGCCGACCCCAATGGTGATCCCGACATCAACACGACGCCGCTGATCGACGTGATGCTGGTAATGCTGGTGATGTTTATCATTACCATTCCGCCGCCGACGCACAGCGTCGATGTGACGTTGCCGGCCGATGATGTCACCGGCAAGATACTCGACCAAAATCGCGTGACGATCGATACGCGCGACGTGATCCGCTGGAACGACGAAGCGATCGACCTCGCCGAGCTGGGGGTTCTGGTAAGGCAGGCATCGGAGCGTGCCGAGCCGGCGGCGATCCTGCTCGAACCCGATGCCCGGGCGCGTTACCTGCGCGTCGACGAGGCAATCGGAGCAATCCGGCGCAATGGCGGGACCAAGCTCGCCTTTCCAGGTATCGAGGGTTACGCCGGGCTGATCTGA
- a CDS encoding OmpA family protein yields MRKLAVAVALASTTLASPVLARDNSWYVGVGAGAMLVEDLDLDIGTFNNAGTLDHRAGYDVEGTVGYDFGGFRAEVEVGYREADIKSGRFTSPGIPSRADGTGAFTGSADLNGDSNALSFMVNGLLDFGDDDGLQGFVGGGVGVARVSVEPVLAGPFLDDSDTGFAWQAIAGVRAPLSDSIDVGLKYRFFNADNLDLVDQAGRDVSTRFRSHSILGTLTFNFGGAEPPPPPAPPPPPPPPPPPPPPPPPPPVVECAPGPYIVYFDWDQSNITPEAASTLDNAISAYNRGCTGTQVMLAGHADRSGSATYNVGLSNRRNDAVRSYLTARGISDGSISAQGFGETRPAVATADGVRNDQNRRVEITYGPNSGM; encoded by the coding sequence ATGAGGAAGCTTGCCGTCGCTGTGGCGTTGGCCTCCACCACCCTGGCGTCGCCGGTTCTGGCGCGCGACAACTCCTGGTATGTTGGTGTTGGTGCCGGCGCAATGCTCGTCGAGGACCTGGATCTCGATATCGGCACCTTCAACAATGCCGGTACGCTCGATCATCGCGCTGGCTATGATGTCGAAGGTACCGTCGGTTATGACTTCGGCGGTTTCCGCGCGGAAGTCGAAGTCGGTTACCGCGAAGCCGACATCAAGTCGGGCCGCTTCACGAGCCCGGGTATTCCGAGCCGCGCTGACGGCACCGGCGCTTTCACCGGTAGCGCTGATCTGAACGGCGATTCGAACGCACTCAGCTTCATGGTCAACGGTCTGCTCGACTTCGGCGACGACGATGGTCTTCAGGGCTTTGTCGGCGGTGGTGTCGGTGTTGCCCGCGTTTCGGTCGAACCCGTTCTGGCAGGCCCGTTCCTCGACGATTCGGACACGGGCTTTGCCTGGCAGGCGATCGCGGGTGTCCGCGCTCCGCTTAGCGACAGCATCGATGTCGGCCTGAAGTATCGTTTCTTCAACGCCGACAACCTCGATCTGGTCGACCAGGCGGGTCGCGACGTTTCGACGCGCTTCCGTTCGCACTCGATCCTCGGCACGTTGACGTTCAACTTCGGTGGTGCAGAGCCGCCGCCGCCGCCGGCTCCGCCCCCGCCGCCCCCGCCGCCCCCGCCGCCCCCGCCGCCTCCGCCGCCGCCGCCGGTCGTGGAATGCGCGCCTGGGCCGTACATCGTGTATTTCGACTGGGATCAGTCGAACATCACGCCGGAAGCGGCTTCGACCCTCGACAACGCGATCAGCGCCTACAACCGTGGTTGCACGGGTACGCAGGTCATGCTCGCCGGTCACGCCGACCGTTCGGGTTCGGCCACGTACAACGTCGGCCTGTCGAACCGCCGCAACGACGCGGTTCGCAGCTACCTGACGGCTCGTGGCATTTCGGATGGCTCGATCAGCGCGCAGGGCTTCGGCGAAACCCGCCCGGCCGTTGCGACCGCCGATGGTGTCCGCAACGACCAGAACCGTCGCGTGGAAATCACTTACGGTCCGAACTCGGGCATGTAA